One window from the genome of Pseudomonas sp. L5B5 encodes:
- a CDS encoding 5-carboxymethyl-2-hydroxymuconate Delta-isomerase — MPHFIAEYTDNIEAQADLPGLFEKVHDYLGASGVFPLGGIRSRGVRLDTWRMADGKHDYAFVHMRLQVGAGRDLETRRQVAEGLFEIIKAHFAQLQAQRLLALSFEMSELEAELNFKHNNVHAFLKSL, encoded by the coding sequence ATGCCGCATTTCATCGCTGAATACACCGACAACATCGAAGCCCAGGCCGACCTGCCGGGGCTGTTCGAAAAGGTCCACGACTACCTGGGCGCCAGCGGCGTCTTTCCCCTGGGTGGCATCCGCAGCCGCGGCGTACGCCTGGACACCTGGCGCATGGCCGATGGCAAGCACGACTACGCCTTCGTCCACATGCGCCTGCAAGTGGGCGCCGGACGCGACCTCGAGACCCGGCGCCAGGTGGCCGAGGGTCTGTTCGAGATTATCAAGGCGCACTTTGCCCAGTTGCAGGCCCAGCGTTTGCTGGCCCTGTCGTTCGAGATGAGCGAGCTGGAGGCAGAGCTGAACTTCAAGCACAACAACGTCCACGCCTTCCTCAAGTCCCTGTAG